The uncultured Methanobrevibacter sp. genome contains a region encoding:
- a CDS encoding methylated-DNA--[protein]-cysteine S-methyltransferase, whose translation MYSSTAYSSPIGEILIVSDGESLNGVWFLDQKYFTSSICEEIVPNDDLPIFCDVIRWFDDYFEGKNPEIDFKLNPHGSEFRQKVWRILREIPYGESMTYGEIASRISPMMSAQAVGGAVGHNPIAIIIPCHRVLGSKGKLTGYAGGIDRKIKLLELENIEYR comes from the coding sequence ATGTACTCATCAACTGCCTATTCGTCACCTATAGGTGAGATTTTGATTGTAAGTGATGGTGAATCATTAAATGGAGTATGGTTTTTGGACCAGAAATATTTCACATCATCCATTTGTGAAGAGATTGTTCCAAATGATGATTTGCCTATTTTTTGTGATGTAATCAGATGGTTTGATGACTATTTTGAGGGCAAAAATCCTGAAATAGATTTCAAACTGAATCCCCACGGTTCCGAGTTCAGACAGAAGGTGTGGAGGATACTGCGTGAAATTCCATACGGCGAGTCAATGACCTACGGTGAGATTGCATCAAGAATTTCACCAATGATGTCTGCCCAGGCTGTCGGAGGTGCCGTCGGACACAACCCCATAGCAATCATAATTCCATGTCACCGTGTATTGGGCTCTAAAGGAAAATTGACAGGATATGCCGGGGGCATTGACCGTAAAATCAAACTTTTGGAATTGGAGAATATAGAATACAGGTGA
- a CDS encoding MFS transporter has translation MNVSDEKIFTKSFFLVFGALLFTALVMYALMSTVTEYATSMGSTATVAGLVSGIYIFGGLCSRIYSGNALERIGWKRTAMIFMSIHFLSCLLYFIVNDVTLLLVVRFIHGIGFGASANAIVTIASDVLPKSRFGEAFGYFMLGTTIAVGLGPYLSGILYDSVGSQGCFLAAGIFSALALVFIYFVDVSAHDPGVNRKGEIIEDTSTGIEKVFERGAIPVSLFTALTSLGYVSILSFYRLYAAEVNMSGIFSWFFIIYSIVLVASRPIAGRIQDTHGDMIICVVGIVAQSMGLFLIAFAPSAVTVVVCAVCAALGFGTLNSACTTIVTRNTPENRRSYAVSTFFIFCDATMGFGPALLGSFAVNGYAPIYYIASLITLLALPICVYSLRK, from the coding sequence ATGAACGTTTCTGATGAAAAAATTTTTACGAAATCATTTTTCCTGGTATTTGGAGCATTGCTTTTTACCGCACTTGTAATGTATGCCCTGATGAGTACTGTTACGGAGTACGCCACATCAATGGGTTCAACCGCCACAGTTGCAGGACTTGTTTCTGGAATCTATATATTCGGAGGACTGTGCTCAAGGATATATTCCGGAAATGCGCTGGAGCGAATAGGGTGGAAAAGGACCGCAATGATATTCATGAGCATTCATTTTCTCTCATGTCTTTTGTATTTCATAGTAAACGATGTTACACTACTTTTAGTCGTTCGATTCATTCATGGTATAGGTTTTGGTGCTTCAGCCAATGCGATTGTAACTATAGCTTCCGATGTTCTTCCTAAAAGTCGTTTTGGTGAGGCATTCGGCTACTTTATGCTCGGCACTACAATTGCCGTTGGACTGGGACCCTATCTGAGCGGCATATTATATGACAGTGTCGGTTCTCAAGGTTGCTTTTTGGCTGCAGGCATCTTTTCAGCCCTTGCGTTGGTTTTCATATATTTTGTGGATGTCAGTGCTCATGATCCTGGAGTAAATCGTAAAGGTGAAATCATCGAGGACACATCCACAGGAATTGAAAAGGTCTTTGAAAGGGGTGCAATTCCAGTTTCCCTTTTCACCGCCTTGACAAGTCTGGGTTACGTTTCCATACTGTCTTTTTACAGGCTATATGCAGCTGAAGTAAATATGTCCGGCATTTTTTCATGGTTTTTCATAATATATTCAATCGTTCTTGTTGCCTCAAGGCCGATTGCCGGCAGAATTCAGGACACACATGGGGACATGATAATCTGTGTGGTCGGAATCGTTGCCCAGTCAATGGGGCTTTTCCTGATAGCGTTTGCACCATCCGCTGTGACTGTTGTTGTCTGTGCGGTATGTGCAGCACTGGGATTCGGAACCCTTAACTCAGCATGCACAACAATCGTTACAAGAAACACTCCAGAAAACAGACGTTCCTATGCGGTCTCAACATTTTTCATCTTCTGTGATGCGACAATGGGTTTCGGTCCGGCACTGCTTGGAAGCTTTGCTGTTAATGGCTATGCACCGATATACTACATCGCATCTCTGATAACATTATTGGCTTTGCCGATTTGTGTATATTCCCTTAGAAAATAA
- a CDS encoding YgjV family protein, which produces MDLPLNIIVGNIISLIAGIFIILSMWVNDEKQAYKHQFLNAFILMISSVFFLSWTGVTTMAIAASRNLMVYKDRLTFRWTIFFIVISVVLGLAVNTMGFVGLLPIIAIVQITLCNYYLKSIKTIKIGFIVNSAIYIVYFLAILDFSSAVIESITALVGVVALIKLIFNKN; this is translated from the coding sequence ATGGATTTGCCGTTGAATATAATTGTTGGAAATATAATTTCATTAATCGCAGGTATCTTTATCATTTTAAGCATGTGGGTTAATGATGAAAAGCAGGCATATAAGCACCAATTCCTGAATGCATTTATCCTGATGATTTCATCAGTGTTTTTCTTATCATGGACAGGTGTTACAACAATGGCCATTGCGGCATCACGTAATCTGATGGTTTATAAGGACAGATTGACCTTCAGATGGACCATATTTTTTATAGTAATTTCCGTGGTGTTGGGTTTGGCGGTAAATACCATGGGATTTGTTGGACTTTTGCCGATTATAGCAATCGTTCAGATTACATTGTGCAACTATTATCTAAAATCAATCAAAACAATCAAGATAGGATTTATTGTAAACAGTGCGATTTATATAGTGTACTTTTTGGCGATACTTGATTTCTCATCAGCGGTCATAGAAAGCATCACCGCATTGGTTGGTGTGGTTGCGTTGATTAAATTGATTTTTAACAAAAATTAG
- a CDS encoding HAD family hydrolase, producing MKKLAIFDFDGTVMDSVQDVFIHLNEALSMHDFPILGNDQLVKYLGGNIDEIVSLVLKDQSSPENIKLVKDTYLKIYYSSEKKNTVPFPKSHEILEKLQEKGVVLAINSNRFTDSIQTFVDRFFDDIDFSSIMGHDFAYPSKPDPSGVCEIVKKAGVELDETLYIGDSGTDIQTAKNAGIDIVVVRWGYGDEKDLEDDYVLECIDDFDDLVKYF from the coding sequence ATGAAGAAACTGGCAATCTTTGACTTTGACGGAACAGTAATGGATTCCGTTCAGGACGTGTTCATACACCTGAATGAAGCTTTATCGATGCATGATTTTCCAATCCTTGGAAATGACCAGCTTGTAAAGTATCTTGGTGGAAACATTGATGAGATTGTTTCACTTGTTTTAAAAGATCAAAGCAGTCCCGAAAACATAAAGCTGGTAAAGGATACCTATTTAAAGATTTACTATTCATCAGAAAAGAAAAACACAGTTCCATTTCCAAAAAGTCATGAGATTTTGGAGAAACTGCAGGAAAAGGGTGTTGTTCTTGCAATCAATTCAAACAGATTCACTGATTCTATACAGACTTTTGTCGACAGGTTCTTTGATGACATTGACTTTTCATCAATTATGGGCCATGACTTTGCATATCCTTCAAAACCCGACCCATCTGGTGTCTGTGAGATAGTTAAAAAGGCCGGTGTCGAATTGGATGAAACACTCTATATTGGAGATTCCGGAACTGATATTCAAACTGCAAAGAATGCCGGTATTGATATTGTGGTCGTCAGATGGGGATATGGTGATGAAAAGGACCTGGAAGATGACTATGTCCTTGAATGCATTGATGATTTTGATGATTTGGTGAAATATTTTTAA